TTCTAATTTAGATATATGGAGCCCATCTAATGGTAGTGTGGTAACAATTATAAGTAGTAACGTTAGCTATCCAGAAGTTGCAATTACAAGTCCATCATCAGGCTCATCACATACCGTAAACACTCCAGTAACAATTTCTGCTACTGCAACCGATAGTGATGGAACTATTTCAAGTGTTAAGTTTTACGTAAATAATACTTTAGTAGAAACTGATATGAGTGCTCCTTATTCTTATAACTGGACACCAACAAATGATAACCAATCATACATTCTGAAAGCAATAGCAACAGATAATGATGGATATGAAACTACTTCTGAAGAAGTTTCAGTTTTTGTAGGAAACGTTTCTAAAACAGTCACTTCAACAATCAATAGTACCAATGATGATGCTGAGCAATACGAGTCGTCAGGGCAAATGTATATGAACAGTTCTGATTTAGAATTGGTTTATGATGGAAGCTCAAAAGGAAACCAGCATGTAGGAATGCTATTTAGAAACTTAAATATACCGGCAAATGCTACAGTAACGAATGCATATATACAATTTACCACAGATGAAACAAATTCAGGAAGTACATCATTAGCAATCAAAGTTCAAGATTCGTCAAATGCACCAGACATTACTTCTCAGAGCTATAATATAACTTCAAGAAGTTATTATAGTCAATCGGTTGCTTGGAACCCTAGTTCTTGGAGTTCTGTTGGAGCATCTGGAACAGCACAAAGAACGCCTGATTTAAAATCACTGGTACAATACGTTGTGAACAAGTCCAATTGGAGTTCTGGTAACTCTATGATGTTTTATATTTCTGGAACAGGAGAACGTACAGCAGAATCATATGATGGAAGTAGTGCTAGTGCTCCAAAATTGATGGTTACTTATAGTACAGGATCTCCTGATAATGGAGGAGGAGAGACTCCAGAATGTGAGGATATAAACGTAACAATTACTTTTGATAAATATTCTTATGAAACTTCTTGGACTTTGAAGGATAGCAATGGACAAACGGTGATGAGTGGAGGTGATTATACCCAAGGAAATGGAGAGTCTATTACTGTGTCAAAATGTGTACCTGTTGGGTGTTATGATTTTACAATTAATGACGAATATGGTGATGGTATATGTTGCAGTTATGGAAGTGGTTCATATGAAATAACAAATAGCAAAAGTGACATATTAGCTTCAGGAGGAAGTTTTGGCTCTTCTGAAACCAAACAAATTTGTTTGAATACTTCTACTGCTGCAAAGGAGCAACTAAGAAGTAAAAAAATAGAAGAAACAAACAATTCGGAAATGAGTATTTATCCAAACCCAGCTGTTGATAGGATTTATATTAAAGGAGGGAAGAATACAATTTTATGGATCGCAAAAATAGTAGATGTATCAGGAAGAAAAGTAATAGAAGTACCTGTAATTAATAACTCAATAGATGTTTCTACAGTTTCAAGTAACTTAATTTACATTGTTGAAATATATGATGAATTAGGACAAAAGAAACTTTCTGAAAAGATAATGAAGAAATAAATTTTGAAATAAAGAGTTAAAAAGCGAACCAATTTGGTTCGCTTTTTTTATAATAAGTCTTGAATTATTTTTTTAATTGAATTAACATCTATTCCACAAACTTCTTGTAGTTGTTGAATGGTTCCATGATGGATAAATTCATCAGGAATTCCTAATAGTTTAATATTTCCTTGGTAGTTTACTTCGGAAGCATATTCTAATACTTCACTTCCAAATCCACCTTTGATAGTGCCATCCTCAACAGTGATAATGGTATCAAATTTGTCGAAAATAGTATCTAAAAGTTGGGTGTCTAAAGGTTTTACAAAGCGTAAATCGTAATGTGCAACCAATTCTTTGTTTTCAAGTTGATTGATTGCTTCTGAAACATTGTCGGCAATGGTTCCGATAGATAATACTGCTAATTGTGCTCCTTCTTTTAAACAAGCTCCTTTTCCAACTTCTATGGTTTCGAATGGGAGTTGCCAGTGCTCTACTTTGCCTTTCCCTCTTGGGTAACGAATTGCAATTGGATGCTCTAACCCTTGTTGAGCGGTAAACATTATGTTACGTAACTCACTTTCGTTACGAGGAGCAAAAACAATTAAATTCGGAATAGAACGTAAGTAGGCTAAATCAAAAACACCGTGATGTGTTGCTCCGTCTTCACCTACTAATCCAGCCCTGTCTAAGCAGAAAATTACAGGTAAGTTTTGCAAAGCTACATCGTGAATTACTTGGTCATAAGCACGTTGTAAAAAGGTAGAATAAATGTTACAAAAAGGAATTAGTCCTTGAGTTGCCATACCAGCAGCTAAGGTTACAGCATGTTGTTCAGCAATACCTACATCAAATGTTCTATCAGGAAACTCTTGCATCATAAATTTTAACGAACTTCCAGTTAACATAGCAGGCGTAATTCCTACGATTTTTTCGTTTTGTTGTGCTAGTTCAACAATGGTTTTTCCAAAAACATCTTGAAATTTGGTGTATTTACTTTCTTCTTTAGGTAATACATCCCCAGAAACTTTATCAAATTTTCCAGGAGCATGGTATTTTACTTGATCTTGTTCTGCTTGTCGTAACCCTTTTCCTTTGGTAGTGATTACATGTAGAAATTTCGGACCTTGAATCTTTTTTAATCGATCTAGTTCACGTAGTAACTCTTCAAAATTATGTCCGTCTATAGGTCCTGAATAATCGAAGTTTAATGCTTCAAAAATATTATGCTGTTCAATCTCTAATCGAGGAGCTTTGATTTTTGTTAAATAATCTTTTAACGCACCTACCGATGGATCAATTCCAATCGCATTATCATTGAGAATAACCAACAAATTAGCATTAGTGTCTCCCGCATGGTTTAACGCTTCAAAAGCCATTCCACTTGCGATAGAGGCATCTCCAATCACCGCAATGTGATGTTTTTCAAAACCTTGTAATTTTGAAGCAATTGCCATTCCTAAAGCTGCAGAAATAGCGGTAGAGGAATGCCCAACACCAAAGGTATCGTATTCAGTTTCTGAACGTTTAGGAAAACCTGAAATTCCATCAAACTGACGATTGGTGTGAAAAACATCTTTCCTTCCTGTTAAAATTTTATGTCCATACGCTTGATGTCCCACATCCCAAACTAGCAAATCGTTAGGAGTATCAAATAAATAATGAAGAGCAATGGTAAGTTCAACGACTCCTAAACTTGCACCTAAATGTCCTTCTTTTGTTGAAACTACATCAATAATAAACTCACGCAATTCCTTTGCTAGTTGTGGTAGGTTTTCAGGTGTTAATTTCTTTACATCCGAAGGAAAATCAATATTTTTTAACAGCTTTTTTGGCATAGGACAAATGTAAGAAAACTTTGTTGTAGCTTTGTTGTATGAGTAAATTGTATTTGGTACCTACACCGATTGGAAATTTAGAAGATATTACGCTAAGAGCACTGAATATTTTAAAAGAAGTAGATTATATTTTGGCGGAAGATACACGTACAAGTGGGAAGTTGTTAAAGCACTATGATATTGCTACACCTATGCAATCTCATCATATGCATAATGAGCATAAAACGGTTGAAACGATTGTAAAACGTTTGCAAAGTGGAGAAACGTTTGCGTTAATTTCGGATGCAGGAACTCCTGCAATTTCAGATCCTGGTTTTTTACTTACCAGAGCTTGTGTACAAAACAATATTGAGGTGGAGTGTTTACCAGGAGCTACCGCTTTTATACCTGCATTGGTAAACTCAGGTTTACCGAATGATAAATTTGTTTTTGAAGGCTTTTTACCTGTAAAAAAGGGACGTCAAACACGATTAAAGTTCTTGGCAGAGGAAACTCGCACCATGATTTTTTATGAGAGTCCGCATAAACTATTAAAAACCTTAGCAAACTTTGCAGAGTATTTTGGAGAGGGTAGACAAATATCCGTTTCTAGAGAATTGACAAAATTATTTGAAGAAACCAAACGAGGAAGTGCAAAAGAAGTGCTAGCATATTATACTGAAAAACCTGCCAAAGGCGAAATAGTGATTGTGGTTGAAGGGAAAAGGTAGATTATATTAATTATTAGCTAATTTATATTCAGGGTAATGTTCTTCGAGTAGCTTTTCAGCTTTTTTAGGAATAACAAAAAGAGTAACATATGAGTAAATAATAGCTATAGTTAATAAAAATGAAATTAACAAAGCCCCTAAATTAGAAGGAATATTTTTGGCGTAATTAAATAATTGAGGAAGGTTAGAAGCTACCATTACACCTCCAAAAGAAGCTACATTAAAAATCATTTCTTCAAGCATCCATTTTTTATTATTTTCTTTGGCTCTTGTATTAAAATCTTTTTTCAATTTGGTTACTAAGTATATATCAAGTATAGCAAATAAAAAAAGTGAAGCTCCTATAACATATGTGCCGATAGGAATTTGTATAAAATAATAGAAAAAAAGAAAGACACTTGCAGTAAGGATTATTTTAGGAAGTCTAAACCACTCTTTTGTATGCTTCCATAAAATCGTACGGTATTTTTTGCCAAGTTGTTTTTGTTTTTCCTCTACTACATCCATAAACCCAAAGATTCCAAATTTTTTAAACGATTTATCACGTGCTTGCTCAAAAGTAAGTGTTGGGTTTTCCATCCAAATTTGTTCTATATCGTTTGCAAGGTGATCTACTAACTCAGTTTGTACATCATAATGCTCAACAAAATGTTGACGTGTAAATTTGTATAGTTGTTCTATATGTTGGTCAGTTAATTTCATAGTTATTGAATTAAATACTGATATTTTTTTCAATAAAATCTCTTTTTTCCAGAAAGCTTTGAGTAAGTAAGTAATTAAAAACAAAAGCTAATAAATGAATATAAATAGTGCTTTCTTGATAATTACCATTGTAAAAAACATCTAAAAAATTAGGAAAGTTTAAAGCGATAATAACAAAAAGTGAGCTTACAAAAGAATAAGTTTTTACAATTTTAATAAGCTTATGCTTTTTTGTGAATTTATAAGAAAGATATGAAGTGTATACAAGATTTAGCATTAATAAGCTAAAAATAAAAATGGAAGTTTCTTTAATATATTTAGAGCCCAAAAATAAGCTGATAAAAGAAGGTAAAATTATAACGAGTAAATTTTTAGGGTGTATAGCTTTTTTTAGGGTGTCTTTTAAGATAACTTTTGTATAGTGCCAATGTAATTTTTTGGTCTGCTTTTCATATCGGCTTTTAAGAGCCTTTTTTCTGCTCAACATATACTTTATAAAAGGTACTTGAAAACCTTTGCCTTCAAAAAAAGTAGTAGTATCGTCGATGTTATTTTTAATTTCAGTAGCAATATGATCTACCATTTCAAAACGGATGTCTATATATTCAATTCCTATTCCTTCTAAGAAGAGATCTATTCTTTTAATTTGTTCTTTTGTTAATTCCATAGCGAGAAATTTTATTCTAAACTAAATTTTGGATTTACTAGTTGCTGCATAGTACTTAAAAACTCTTGCATTTCAGAAAGACGATGAGCTGTTTCTTTCGTGCCGATTTCGGTGAGTTTATAATATTTACGTAAGCGATTGCCAACCTTAGTAACTTCAACATCTAATAAGCCCTCAGCTTCTAATTTATGTAGGGCAGGGTACAAAGCACCTTCGGTAATTTTTAATTCACCCTTGGTAAGTTCTTTTACTTTTTGTGTGATTTCATACCCGTACATTTTGTCATTTTGAGCTAATAACTTCAAAATAATTGTTTGTAAAGAACCTTTATATAATTTCTGATTTCCCATTTTGTATCTGTTAAATGGTTTATTTTTTAGACGCGTTTTATTTTTGCGACTCGCAACAAATATACATAATTTTCTTATGTATAAAATTCTTAGGTATATATTTTATAAAAACCCTAACTTTTGTTCTTTTTGAGTTTCTTATTTTTGTAGTTCTTTAAAAAGATCACATGTCTACATTTCATAAATTACGTATTGAAAAAATAATAAAGGAAACAGCGGATGCTGTGTCTATTTTATTTGATATTCCAGCAGAATTAAAAGATAATTATACTTTTATTGCAGGGCAATATATTACCATAAAAGCTACTTTAGACGATAAGGAAATAAGAAGAGCCTATTCTATTTGTGCTTCGCCTAATAGCAAACAAATAAAAGTAGCTGTAAAAGCAGTTGATCATGGAAAATTTTCAACCTATGCAACTACCAAGTTAAAAGAAGGTACTTTTTTAGAGGTTTCTGAACCAGAAGGGAAGTTTATTTTAGAGCCTCAAGCGCAAAAAAACTATCTAGCATTTGCTGCAGGAAGTGGAATTACCCCAGTTTTATCAATGGTAAAAACGGTGTTAGAAAATGAATCAACTTCAACAATTACACTTGTTTTTGGAAATAAAAGAGCTGAAAGTACTATTTTTTATGCTGAATTAAATGAGTTAGCAGAAAAGCACCCTTCTCAATTAAACTTACATTATGTGTTTAGTCAAGAGGTGAGAACCAATACTAAGTTTGGTAGAATTGATAAAGGGCATGTAAACTATTTCGTAAAAAATATACATAAAGATATTTCTTTCGATTCAGCATATTTATGTGGACCAGAAGAAATGATTCAAACAGTTTCTGAAACACTTCAGGAAAATGGGTTTGATGAAAGAGATATTTACTTTGAATTATTTACTGCTACCATTTCAGATGAAGAAGCAGCACTACATATTCCTGATGGGAAATCGGAAATTAAAGTAGTGTTAGATGATGAAGAACATGCTTTTATGATGGAAAAAACCGATACGGTTTTAGCAGCTTCTTTACGTAATAAGTTAGACGCTCCATATTCTTGTCAAGGAGGGGTTTGTAGTAGTTGTATTGCAAAAGTTACGGAAGGGAAGGCTGTAATGGCAAAAAACTCTATTTTAACCGATGATGAATTAGAAGAAGGGTTAATACTTACATGTCAAGCGCATCCAACAACACAGAAAATAGTAGTAGATTTTGATGATGTATAGGTAAAAGCGTAACTTTATAGAATGGATTTTTACGACTTTAAAAACGCTTTTTTCGTAGGTGTTTTCATGGCTTTTATGATAGGGCCGGTTTTTTTTATGCTAATTAAAACAAGTATTTTAAAAGGCGCTCGTGCAGCTATTGCCTTTGATATAGGTGTGATTTTAGGTGATATTTCATTTATGTTAATAGCCTATTTTGGAAGTAGAAGTCTGTTGGAAAAAATAAAAGATGATCCGCGCTTGTTTCTTATTGGAGGGTTGGTACTTATTATTTATGGGTTAATTACTTATTTAGATAAAAATAATAGGAAAGAAGCTAAAGCTCCTGATGTTGTTTTGCCAGAGAGTAATAATTACCTAAAACTCCTTCTTAAAGGTTTTTTCTTAAACTTTATAAATATAGGGGTGTTGGCTTTTTGGTTAGGTTTAATCGTGGTTATAGGCCCTACGTACGATATGAATCCGAAGTATTTAGTTTGGTATTTTGGTACTGTAATAGCAGGCTATGCAATTACAGATTTAGGAAAAATATTACTTGCTAAACAATTAAAAAGTAGACTAACTCCATTAGTGATTTATAGAATAAAACGAGGAATGGGAGTATTGTTAATTGTTTTCGGTGCTGTATTAATGCTAAAAGGATTTATTCCTGAAAGCAAGATTGATAATCTGATAGAGAAAGTAGAATCAATTGATTAAAATCCAATAATCATTTTTGCTATCCAGAAATAGATTAAAATCCCAAAAATATCATTACTTGTTGTAATAAAAGGTCCGGTAGCAATGGCAGGATCAACTCCTTTTTTATCTAAAAATAAAGGAATAAAAGTACCTACTAAACCGGCTACAATAATTACTGCAAATAATGAAGATGAAATGGCAGAGGCAATTGTTATATCTCCTTTCCAAACCCAGATAAAGAAAAATAAAATAATAGCTAAAACAAGTCCGTTTACAGCAGCTAAAGACATTTCTTTTAATAACCTATTAGTAACACTTCCTTTTACATCGTCGTTAGCCAATCCTTGAACAATAATTGCTGATGACTGTACACCAACATTACCAGCCATAGCGGCAATAAGAGGAGTAAACATAAAAAGAATAGCATTTTCTTCTAAGGCACCTTCGAAAAAGCCCATAATTCTTGCGGCTCCTATACCCCCAATTAAACCTAAGAATAACCACGGTAATCGAGCTTTGGTTAATTGTAAAATACTATCTTCAGAATCAACATCTTGTGTAATACCTGCTGCTAATTGATAATCTTTTTCAGCTTCTTCTTTAATTACATCAACAATATCATCAATGGTAATTCTACCTACCAAAACGCCTAATTCATCTACAACAGGAATAGCTTCTAAGTCATACTTACGCATAATGTTAGCTACATCCTCAGCATCATCGTGTACATGAACAAAATCTACTTTTGGAATGTAAACATCTGAAATTTTAGCACGAGTAGATGCCATTAACAAGTCTTTCAAAGACAAACGTCCTTTTAGCTTACCTTCATCATCAACAACATAAATAGAATGAACACGGGTAACCTCTTCAGCTTGCTGACGCATTTTTTTTACACAAGTAAGTACATTCCAGTTTTCATTTACTTTTACAAGCTCTTTTGCCATTAATCCACCTGCAGAATCTTCGTCATAACGAAGTAACTCTACAATTTCTTTGGCATGTTCTCGGTCTTCGATTTTCTGAATAACGTCTTGCTTTCGTTCTTCAGGAAGTTCAGCAATAACATCGGCAGCGTCATCAGTATCAAGTTCATTAACCTCTTCGGCAATTTCTTTGGCAGAAAGTTGTTCAAAAACTTTTTCACGAACCTCTTCATCAACTTCCATTAACACATCAGAAGTTGTTTCACTATCTAATAAACGTATGATGTAAACAGCGTCTTCAAAAGACAGTTCATCTAAAACTTCTGCAATATCAGCATAGTGAATGTCAGAAAAAACCTCAGAAAGAGCCGTGTCTTTTTGATGTTGAATCAGTTCTTTTACGTTTTCTAATAAGTCTTTTGTGATTTCTAATGCCATCGCTTGCGATTTTGCTTGATTATCGAGGTTTTGAATATGTTGAAATCTAATTCAAAAAGAAGACTTGTTTTATTAAAAATAAGCTTTTAACTATTGTTTTGAGCTATTTTATGTGTCAACTCAATGAATTTTTGCACCGATAATTGTTCGGGACGCATCGCAAATATAGGGTCTTCTTTTAAGGTATCCGAAAGATTAAAAGATTTTAAACTCGAACGTAACATTTTTCTTCGTTGATTGAAAGCTGTTTTTACAACTCTAAAAAATAATTTTTCATCAACAGGAAGTGTGTAGTTCTCTTTTCTGATAAGTCTAATAACTCCAGAATCTACTTTTGGTGGTGGATTGAATACAGAAGGAGGTACTGTAAATAAGTATTCGGCATCGTAAAAAGCTTGTGTTAATACTGAGAGTATTCCGTAGGTTTTGCTTCCTTCTTTTTCTGCAATTCGTTGAGCAACTTCCTTTTGAAACATTCCTGAAAACTCAGGAACAAATTCACGGTTTTCAATAGCTTTAAAAACGATTTGAGAAGAAATGTTATAAGGAAAGTTACCAATTATGGCTACTTGTTGCTTATCAAATATTTCGGTAAAGTCTTTTTTTAAAAAATCTCCTTCAATAATGGTAAACTTCTCTTTTGAAGTGTTTAGTTTGATATGTTCAACAGGAAATGTTTCTTGTAAATAGGTTACCGATTCTGAATCTAGCTCCATTACTGTTACTTTTGGATTTTTTTCCAATAAGTACTTGGTTAAAACGCCCATTCCAGGACCAATTTCCAATACATTATCATATCCTTTTTCGGTTAGTGTATCAGCTATTTTTTTAGCGATGTTTTCATCGTTTAAAAAATGTTGTCCTAAATGTTTTTTTGCTTTTACAGTCATGGATTTAGATTGATAGACTTTAGACGTTATACGCCTATAATCTTGTTTCTTGATATTAACTAATTACTATTTACTGCTGGAAAAAACTCATTTACTACTTTTAATTCGGTACGGAAAGCAAGCATTTTATCAGCAAACTTTTTTAGTCCGTCGTTACGTAGTTTGTCTGCGCTATGTTTATAATAGTTATCTAAATCTTCACGTGTTTTCGCGGTATATTGAATAGAGTAGGTAATACCTCCCATTTCTTCCTCAACCAACACTTGTGTCATTTTAGCACTTAAAAAGTGTCCTGTAGCTAATACTTCTGGTATATGGCTTTCAATCCATGTTAACCATTCAGAGTGTATACTTTCGTCTATATTTATTGTTACGTTGTATATGTACATTTCTTCTAATTTGGAAGTTTGAAAGTTTGAAAATATATCAATTACTT
The nucleotide sequence above comes from Tenacibaculum singaporense. Encoded proteins:
- a CDS encoding Ig-like domain-containing protein — translated: MKKIILTLLFLAVLSTYASNDKYRLIITDNPATTIMIGWNQISGSNPVVYYGTTDNGTNWSNYPNSKSVDRSVSYKGMSNTFAKLTGLSPNTNYYFVIKDSQGVSSRFWFKTAPSTNDKMSFIAGGDSRNNRTPRRDANLLVSKLKPTAVFFGGDMTNGDSSSEWQGWFNDWQYTTASDGRMFPIVPTRGNHEGSNNSIYNLFNVPSTSVYYDITFGNNLYTIYTLNSEISAGGSQYSWLSQKLNANNSIWKSAQYHKPMRPHVSSKSEGNDEYSSWAQLFYDKGVNLVFESDSHTVKTTWPVKPCSSGSNCDEGFVRDDVNGTVYVGEGCWGAPLRSSNDSKNWTRDASTFNQFKWIFVEESKIEVRTIKVDNASSVGSVSNQNPFTIPSNLDIWSPSNGSVVTIISSNVSYPEVAITSPSSGSSHTVNTPVTISATATDSDGTISSVKFYVNNTLVETDMSAPYSYNWTPTNDNQSYILKAIATDNDGYETTSEEVSVFVGNVSKTVTSTINSTNDDAEQYESSGQMYMNSSDLELVYDGSSKGNQHVGMLFRNLNIPANATVTNAYIQFTTDETNSGSTSLAIKVQDSSNAPDITSQSYNITSRSYYSQSVAWNPSSWSSVGASGTAQRTPDLKSLVQYVVNKSNWSSGNSMMFYISGTGERTAESYDGSSASAPKLMVTYSTGSPDNGGGETPECEDINVTITFDKYSYETSWTLKDSNGQTVMSGGDYTQGNGESITVSKCVPVGCYDFTINDEYGDGICCSYGSGSYEITNSKSDILASGGSFGSSETKQICLNTSTAAKEQLRSKKIEETNNSEMSIYPNPAVDRIYIKGGKNTILWIAKIVDVSGRKVIEVPVINNSIDVSTVSSNLIYIVEIYDELGQKKLSEKIMKK
- the dxs gene encoding 1-deoxy-D-xylulose-5-phosphate synthase, with translation MPKKLLKNIDFPSDVKKLTPENLPQLAKELREFIIDVVSTKEGHLGASLGVVELTIALHYLFDTPNDLLVWDVGHQAYGHKILTGRKDVFHTNRQFDGISGFPKRSETEYDTFGVGHSSTAISAALGMAIASKLQGFEKHHIAVIGDASIASGMAFEALNHAGDTNANLLVILNDNAIGIDPSVGALKDYLTKIKAPRLEIEQHNIFEALNFDYSGPIDGHNFEELLRELDRLKKIQGPKFLHVITTKGKGLRQAEQDQVKYHAPGKFDKVSGDVLPKEESKYTKFQDVFGKTIVELAQQNEKIVGITPAMLTGSSLKFMMQEFPDRTFDVGIAEQHAVTLAAGMATQGLIPFCNIYSTFLQRAYDQVIHDVALQNLPVIFCLDRAGLVGEDGATHHGVFDLAYLRSIPNLIVFAPRNESELRNIMFTAQQGLEHPIAIRYPRGKGKVEHWQLPFETIEVGKGACLKEGAQLAVLSIGTIADNVSEAINQLENKELVAHYDLRFVKPLDTQLLDTIFDKFDTIITVEDGTIKGGFGSEVLEYASEVNYQGNIKLLGIPDEFIHHGTIQQLQEVCGIDVNSIKKIIQDLL
- the rsmI gene encoding 16S rRNA (cytidine(1402)-2'-O)-methyltransferase — translated: MSKLYLVPTPIGNLEDITLRALNILKEVDYILAEDTRTSGKLLKHYDIATPMQSHHMHNEHKTVETIVKRLQSGETFALISDAGTPAISDPGFLLTRACVQNNIEVECLPGATAFIPALVNSGLPNDKFVFEGFLPVKKGRQTRLKFLAEETRTMIFYESPHKLLKTLANFAEYFGEGRQISVSRELTKLFEETKRGSAKEVLAYYTEKPAKGEIVIVVEGKR
- a CDS encoding PadR family transcriptional regulator, giving the protein MGNQKLYKGSLQTIILKLLAQNDKMYGYEITQKVKELTKGELKITEGALYPALHKLEAEGLLDVEVTKVGNRLRKYYKLTEIGTKETAHRLSEMQEFLSTMQQLVNPKFSLE
- a CDS encoding ferredoxin--NADP reductase — encoded protein: MSTFHKLRIEKIIKETADAVSILFDIPAELKDNYTFIAGQYITIKATLDDKEIRRAYSICASPNSKQIKVAVKAVDHGKFSTYATTKLKEGTFLEVSEPEGKFILEPQAQKNYLAFAAGSGITPVLSMVKTVLENESTSTITLVFGNKRAESTIFYAELNELAEKHPSQLNLHYVFSQEVRTNTKFGRIDKGHVNYFVKNIHKDISFDSAYLCGPEEMIQTVSETLQENGFDERDIYFELFTATISDEEAALHIPDGKSEIKVVLDDEEHAFMMEKTDTVLAASLRNKLDAPYSCQGGVCSSCIAKVTEGKAVMAKNSILTDDELEEGLILTCQAHPTTQKIVVDFDDV
- a CDS encoding LysE family translocator; its protein translation is MDFYDFKNAFFVGVFMAFMIGPVFFMLIKTSILKGARAAIAFDIGVILGDISFMLIAYFGSRSLLEKIKDDPRLFLIGGLVLIIYGLITYLDKNNRKEAKAPDVVLPESNNYLKLLLKGFFLNFINIGVLAFWLGLIVVIGPTYDMNPKYLVWYFGTVIAGYAITDLGKILLAKQLKSRLTPLVIYRIKRGMGVLLIVFGAVLMLKGFIPESKIDNLIEKVESID
- the mgtE gene encoding magnesium transporter, translated to MALEITKDLLENVKELIQHQKDTALSEVFSDIHYADIAEVLDELSFEDAVYIIRLLDSETTSDVLMEVDEEVREKVFEQLSAKEIAEEVNELDTDDAADVIAELPEERKQDVIQKIEDREHAKEIVELLRYDEDSAGGLMAKELVKVNENWNVLTCVKKMRQQAEEVTRVHSIYVVDDEGKLKGRLSLKDLLMASTRAKISDVYIPKVDFVHVHDDAEDVANIMRKYDLEAIPVVDELGVLVGRITIDDIVDVIKEEAEKDYQLAAGITQDVDSEDSILQLTKARLPWLFLGLIGGIGAARIMGFFEGALEENAILFMFTPLIAAMAGNVGVQSSAIIVQGLANDDVKGSVTNRLLKEMSLAAVNGLVLAIILFFFIWVWKGDITIASAISSSLFAVIIVAGLVGTFIPLFLDKKGVDPAIATGPFITTSNDIFGILIYFWIAKMIIGF
- the rsmA gene encoding 16S rRNA (adenine(1518)-N(6)/adenine(1519)-N(6))-dimethyltransferase RsmA, whose protein sequence is MTVKAKKHLGQHFLNDENIAKKIADTLTEKGYDNVLEIGPGMGVLTKYLLEKNPKVTVMELDSESVTYLQETFPVEHIKLNTSKEKFTIIEGDFLKKDFTEIFDKQQVAIIGNFPYNISSQIVFKAIENREFVPEFSGMFQKEVAQRIAEKEGSKTYGILSVLTQAFYDAEYLFTVPPSVFNPPPKVDSGVIRLIRKENYTLPVDEKLFFRVVKTAFNQRRKMLRSSLKSFNLSDTLKEDPIFAMRPEQLSVQKFIELTHKIAQNNS
- a CDS encoding DUF4286 family protein, with the translated sequence MYIYNVTINIDESIHSEWLTWIESHIPEVLATGHFLSAKMTQVLVEEEMGGITYSIQYTAKTREDLDNYYKHSADKLRNDGLKKFADKMLAFRTELKVVNEFFPAVNSN